The following coding sequences lie in one Primulina huaijiensis isolate GDHJ02 chromosome 2, ASM1229523v2, whole genome shotgun sequence genomic window:
- the LOC140971760 gene encoding E3 ubiquitin-protein ligase RZFP34-like isoform X2: MDCGLKNQMISHSSANDEYMMKMGFVEYGCSHYQRKCKIVAPCCNEIFACRHCHNDAKNSIDVDPLERHDIPRHDIERVVCSLCHTEQQVQKTCINCGVIMGNYYCRKCKFFDDDVSKKQFHCDKCGICRTGGEENFFHCYKCECCYSNSLRDSHVCVERAMHHNCPVCFEYLFDTTRDVTVLPCGHTIHLDCIKEMERHFQYSCPVCSKSYCDMTRVWEKLDQEVAATPMPEMYQNKMVWILCNDCGETSEVNYHILANKCLNCNSYNTRQTRGSHASCSSRIAEIVR; encoded by the exons ATGGACTGTGGTTTGAAGAATCAGATGATTTCTCATTCTTCTGCAAATGATGAGTACATGATGAAGATGGGTTTTGTTGAATATGG GTGCTCTCATTACCAGAGGAAGTGTAAGATTGTAGCACCCTGTTGTAATGAGATATTTGCTTGCAGGCACTGCCACAATGATGCAAAG AATTCAATAGACGTCGATCCACTCGAACGACATGATATCCCGCGGCATGATATAGAGAGG GTTGTCTGCTCTCTGTGCCACACAGAACAACAA GTTCAGAAAACGTGTATTAATTGTGGTGTCATTATGGGGAATTACTATTGCCGAAAATGCAAATTCTTTGACGATGAT GTTTCCAAGAAACAATTTCACTGTGATAAATGTGGAATTTGCAG AACTGGCGGTGAAGAAAACTTCTTCCATTGCTACAAATGTG AATGTTGTTATTCAAACTCATTGAGAGATTCACATGTTTGTGTTGAGAGAGCAATGCATCACAATTGCCCCGTGTGCTTCGAG TATCTTTTTGACACGACAAGAGACGTCACTGTTTTGCCGTGTGGTCACACTATACATCTTGACTGCATTAAGGAAATGGAACGCCATTTTCA GTATTCATGCCCGGTTTGCTCGAAGTCTTATTGTGATATGACCCGTGTTTGGGAAAAACTTGATCAAGAG GTTGCTGCTACTCCTATGCCTGAAATGTATCAAAACAAAATG GTCTGGATCCTTTGCAACGACTGTGGAGAAACGTCTGAGGTGAACTATCACATTCTGGCGAACAAATGCTTGAATTGCAACTCGTATAATACAAGGCAGACCAGAGGAAGCCATGCTTCTTGCTCATCGAgaatagcagagattgttagatgA
- the LOC140971758 gene encoding protein NUCLEAR FUSION DEFECTIVE 4-like, translated as MAAATLTGGTSARRFVLRAITGRWFMVFASLLIMSMSGATYMFGAYSDAIKTSLGYDQTTLNLLGFFKDLGGNIGLMSGVINEVTPPWVVLAIGMAMNFSGYFMIWLAVTRRTPKPPVWQMCLFICIGANSQTFANTGALVTCVKNFPESRGIVIGLLKGFTGLSGAIITQLYHAFYGNNSRDLIFLIGWLPAAVNCFFLRTVRLMKLTRQENEQKIFYHLLYISLGLAGFLMILIILQNSLAFSRPAFAGGASVVTLFLFAPIAVVIREEFIFRKAQKLKPKNDQSQLKIISENPPSSAETSQPSPKPPPNMAAQPDIKEPLPWWRDVFNPPERGEDYNILQALFSIDMIILFTTVTFGVGGTLTAIDNLGQMGKALGYPSKSVTTFVSLVSIWNYLGRVASGFSSEIFLAKYKFPRPLMLTFVLLLSCVGHLLIAFGVPNSLYFSSVIIGFCFGAQWPLIFAIISELFGLKYYSTLHTLGGAASPLGAYILNVRITGHFYDKEALRQLAAKGVPRKQDEHLSCTGVECYKLSFLIITAATLVGCFVSFILVLRTRKFYKGDIYKKFREQANDQAM; from the coding sequence ATGGCAGCAGCGACGCTAACCGGGGGTACGTCGGCGAGACGCTTCGTCCTCCGAGCAATTACCGGGCGGTGGTTCATGGTCTTCGCATCCCTGCTAATCATGTCGATGTCCGGTGCCACGTACATGTTTGGTGCCTACTCCGACGCGATCAAAACCTCACTGGGCTACGACCAAACAACCTTGAACCTCCTTGGCTTCTTCAAAGATCTGGGAGGAAACATCGGACTCATGTCCGGTGTAATCAATGAGGTCACGCCGCCGTGGGTTGTGCTCGCCATCGGCATGGCCATGAACTTCTCCGGCTACTTCATGATATGGCTCGCCGTCACCAGAAGAACTCCGAAGCCCCCGGTGTGGCAGATGTGCTTGTTCATCTGCATCGGCGCAAATTCGCAGACATTTGCGAACACGGGCGCGTTAGTTACCTGCGTCAAGAATTTCCCGGAGAGTAGGGGGATTGTCATAGGTTTACTCAAGGGGTTCACCGGGCTTAGTGGCGCTATTATCACGCAGCTTTACCACGCCTTCTACGGGAACAACTCCAGGGATCTGATCTTCCTCATCGGCTGGCTTCCGGCGGCGGTGAATTGCTTTTTTCTACGAACTGTGCGGCTCATGAAACTAACTCGACAGGAAAATGAGCAGAAAATCTTCTACCATCTTCTCTATATATCACTGGGTTTAGCTGGTTTCCTCATGATTCTGATTATTTTACAGAATTCTCTTGCTTTCAGTAGGCCTGCATTTGCAGGTGGCGCTAGTGTTGTTACACTTTTCCTATTTGCTCCAATTGCTGTAGTAATTAGAGAAGAATTCATATTTCGGAAAGCCCAGAAATTAAAACCCAAAAATGACCAATCCCAGTTAAAAATAATCTCTGAAAATCCACCATCATCTGCCGAAACATCACAACCTTCTCCTAAACCACCGCCAAACATGGCCGCTCAGCCTGATATAAAAGAGCCGCTCCCCTGGTGGCGAGACGTGTTCAACCCACCGGAAAGGGGCGAAGACTACAACATACTGCAAGCACTCTTCAGCATCGACATGATCATACTATTCACCACAGTGACATTCGGCGTCGGAGGGACCCTAACCGCCATCGACAACTTAGGCCAAATGGGAAAGGCGTTGGGGTATCCAAGCAAAAGCGTCACCACATTTGTTTCACTCGTCAGCATATGGAACTACCTCGGACGAGTAGCATCGGGCTTCAGTTCCGAGATTTTCTTGGCCAAATACAAATTCCCTAGGCCACTCATGCTCACATTCGTTCTCCTTTTATCCTGCGTCGGCCATCTCTTGATCGCCTTTGGGGTACCGAATTCGCTCTATTTCTCCTCCGTGATCATCGGATTCTGCTTCGGAGCACAATGGCCGCTGATATTTGCGATCATATCCGAACTATTTGGTCTCAAATATTACTCTACATTGCATACTTTAGGCGGGGCAGCGAGCCCGCTCGGGGCCTATATTCTGAACGTAAGAATAACCGGTCATTTTTATGATAAAGAGGCTCTTAGGCAACTAGCTGCTAAAGGGGTGCCGAGGAAACAAGACGAACACTTGTCGTGCACCGGCGTCGAATGCTATAAGCTTTCGTTCTTGATAATCACGGCTGCGACATTGGTTGGATGTTTCGTTTCCTTCATTTTGGTACTTAGAACCAGGAAATTTTATAAAGGGGACATATATAAGAAGTTTAGAGAGCAGGCTAATGATCAGGCCATGTAA
- the LOC140971759 gene encoding serine/threonine protein phosphatase 2A 57 kDa regulatory subunit B' beta isoform-like — MFNKIKIMKRGHRKVAKSDADYAFVSPSRSSGSVSTSDVVVNHASRGGAVPNLHQPHHMISDAVPPPGSIENQPMFRDVAVTERQSLFMRKLQVCCFLFDFSDTLKIVREKEIKRQTLAELVDFIQAGSGKITESNQEEMIRMISINIFRCLPPASHENTGSENADPEEEDQYLDPSWPHLQLVYELLLRYVVSSDIDTKIAKRYIDHSFVLKLLDLFDSEDPREREYLKTILHRIYGKFMVHRPFIRKAINNILYRFVYETERFSGIGELLEIMGSIINGFALPMKEEHKLFLVRALIPLHKPKLVATYHHQLSYCITQFVEKDYKLADAVIRGLLKYWPVTNCQKEVLFLGELEEVLEATQAAAFQRCMVPLFRQIARCLNSSHFQVAERALFLWNNEHIVSLIAQNRGIILPIIFEALEKNIQSHWNQAVHGLTVNVRKLFLAMDAELFDECGRHYAQREVKTKELEEQREFTWQRLAAAAQGG; from the exons ATGTTTAATAAGATAAAGATAATGAAGAGAGGCCACCGAAAGGTGGCCAAATCCGACGCCGATTATGCCTTTGTGTCCCCAAGCCGGAGCTCCGGCTCGGTGTCTACATCTGACGTCGTAGTCAACCATGCCTCTCGGGGCGGTGCGGTTCCGAATTTACATCAACCGCATCATATGATTTCTGATGCAGTGCCTCCTCCGGGTTCCATTGAGAATCAACCTATGTTTAGGGATGTCGCTGTCACCGAGCGTCAGAGTTTATTTATGCGGAAGCTGCAAGTCTGCTGCTTCCTCTTTGATTTCTCGGATACACTGAAGATTGTGAGGGAAAAAGAGATTAAAAGGCAAACCCTTGCGGAGCTTGTGGATTTTATTCAGGCTGGGTCAGGTAAAATAACTGAATCTAATCAAGAGGAGATGATCAGAATGATATCTATTAACATATTCCGTTGCTTGCCCCCGGCCTCCCATGAAAATACGGGTTCTGAGAATGCTGACCCTGAAGAGGAGGACCAGTACCTTGATCCATCATGGCCACATTTACAGCTGGTCTATGAACTGCTCTTGCGATATGTAGTCTCATCCGACATTGATACAAAGATTGCCAAACGGTATATTGATCATTCTTTTGTTTTGAAGTTACTTGATCTGTTTGATTCTGAAGATCCGAGGGAGAGGGAGTATTTGAAGACTATTCTGCATAGAATATACGGGAAATTCATGGTGCATAGGCCATTTATTAGGAAAGCAATAAACAATATCCTTTATAGGTTCGTATATGAGACAGAGAGGTTCAGCGGGATTGGAGAGCTTTTGGAGATAATGGGGAGCATAATTAATGGTTTTGCCTTGCCAATGAAGGAAGAGCACAAATTGTTTCTAGTTAGAGCTTTGATACCACTCCACAAACCCAAATTGGTAGCCACCTACCACCACCAGCTGTCATATTGCATTACGCAGTTTGTGGAAAAGGACTACAAGTTGGCTGATGCCGTCATTCGGGGTTTGCTGAAATATTGGCCCGTCACCAATTGCCAAAAGGAGGTTCTCTTTCTGGGGGAACTTGAGGAAGTGTTGGAGGCGACACAGGCGGCGGCATTTCAACGTTGCATGGTCCCTCTTTTTCGACAGATTGCTCGCTGCCTCAACAGCTCTCATTTTCAG GTTGCAGAACGAGCTCTCTTTTTGTGGAATAATGAGCATATTGTGTCCTTGATTGCTCAGAATCGTGGTATCATTTTACCTATCATATTTGAGGCTTTGGAAAAGAATATCCAATCCCACTGGAACCAGGCAGTGCATGGTCTAACTGTTAATGTCCGGAAATTGTTTTTGGCGATGGATGCTGAGTTATTTGATGAGTGTGGGAGGCATTATGCACAAAGGGAGGTGAAAACCAAGGAACTGGAGGAACAACGAGAATTCACGTGGCAGAGATTGGCAGCAGCTGCTCAAGGAGGCTGA
- the LOC140971760 gene encoding E3 ubiquitin-protein ligase RZFP34-like isoform X1: MEFVIIRETSQFPNCNNFRKYDVVPLFWTNSVSRQEFVMDCGLKNQMISHSSANDEYMMKMGFVEYGCSHYQRKCKIVAPCCNEIFACRHCHNDAKNSIDVDPLERHDIPRHDIERVVCSLCHTEQQVQKTCINCGVIMGNYYCRKCKFFDDDVSKKQFHCDKCGICRTGGEENFFHCYKCECCYSNSLRDSHVCVERAMHHNCPVCFEYLFDTTRDVTVLPCGHTIHLDCIKEMERHFQYSCPVCSKSYCDMTRVWEKLDQEVAATPMPEMYQNKMVWILCNDCGETSEVNYHILANKCLNCNSYNTRQTRGSHASCSSRIAEIVR, encoded by the exons ATGGAGTTTGTCATCATCCGTGAAACATCCCAATTTCCCAACTGTAATAACTTCCGTAAATACGACGTCGTCCCTCTGTTTTG GACAAATTCTGTGAGCAGACAAGAATTCGTAATGGACTGTGGTTTGAAGAATCAGATGATTTCTCATTCTTCTGCAAATGATGAGTACATGATGAAGATGGGTTTTGTTGAATATGG GTGCTCTCATTACCAGAGGAAGTGTAAGATTGTAGCACCCTGTTGTAATGAGATATTTGCTTGCAGGCACTGCCACAATGATGCAAAG AATTCAATAGACGTCGATCCACTCGAACGACATGATATCCCGCGGCATGATATAGAGAGG GTTGTCTGCTCTCTGTGCCACACAGAACAACAA GTTCAGAAAACGTGTATTAATTGTGGTGTCATTATGGGGAATTACTATTGCCGAAAATGCAAATTCTTTGACGATGAT GTTTCCAAGAAACAATTTCACTGTGATAAATGTGGAATTTGCAG AACTGGCGGTGAAGAAAACTTCTTCCATTGCTACAAATGTG AATGTTGTTATTCAAACTCATTGAGAGATTCACATGTTTGTGTTGAGAGAGCAATGCATCACAATTGCCCCGTGTGCTTCGAG TATCTTTTTGACACGACAAGAGACGTCACTGTTTTGCCGTGTGGTCACACTATACATCTTGACTGCATTAAGGAAATGGAACGCCATTTTCA GTATTCATGCCCGGTTTGCTCGAAGTCTTATTGTGATATGACCCGTGTTTGGGAAAAACTTGATCAAGAG GTTGCTGCTACTCCTATGCCTGAAATGTATCAAAACAAAATG GTCTGGATCCTTTGCAACGACTGTGGAGAAACGTCTGAGGTGAACTATCACATTCTGGCGAACAAATGCTTGAATTGCAACTCGTATAATACAAGGCAGACCAGAGGAAGCCATGCTTCTTGCTCATCGAgaatagcagagattgttagatgA
- the LOC140962022 gene encoding zinc finger protein ZAT5-like: protein MMQIQEQTAMVAKDYHDTMKGKRGKRPRSDSPLALTMDTSSSSNANIGSGGGGFSTGSSDISDLTGSSDHHYMTLTSGEFKQGMEEEVEEDMANCLILLAKGRRQVSSPRFPASGNEAGAAEFYRCKTCYKSFSSFQALGGHRASHKKPIIKTLPTTAGDENPLAENKEKPVDRTILSLKIRSRSLALGGGTLNRPRVHECSICGAEFASGQALGGHMRRHRPLPPLENSSRSEPQEEKKPGKILSLDLNLPAPEELVFSATPLINCHY, encoded by the coding sequence ATGATGCAAATTCAAGAACAAACGGCAATGGTGGCCAAGGATTACCATGATACCATGAAAGGAAAACGTGGCAAGAGACCAAGATCGGATTCGCCTCTTGCCTTAACCATGGATACAAGCTCATCGAGCAACGCCAACATCGGAAGCGGCGGCGGAGGTTTTAGCACCGGCAGCAGCGATATAAGTGACCTTACTGGCAGTTCTGATCATCACTACATGACGTTAACTTCCGGTGAGTTCAAGCAAGGCATGGAAGAAGAAGTAGAAGAAGACATGGCGAATTGTTTGATTCTCTTGGCCAAAGGCCGCCGCCAGGTGTCATCGCCGCGGTTTCCCGCCTCCGGGAACGAGGCGGGGGCTGCAGAGTTTTACCGCTGCAAGACTTGTTACAAGAGTTTTTCTTCATTCCAAGCATTAGGTGGCCACCGAGCCAGCCACAAGAAGCCCATTATCAAGACATTACCAACAACTGCAGGGGACGAGAACCCATTAGCGGAAAACAAGGAAAAACCTGTTGATCGCACAATTCTTTCGCTCAAAATTAGGAGCAGAAGCCTAGCCTTAGGCGGCGGGACGTTAAACAGGCCTAGGGTTCATGAGTGTTCAATATGTGGAGCTGAATTCGCCTCCGGCCAGGCCTTGGGTGGCCACATGCGGCGGCACAGGCCACTTCCGCCATTGGAAAACAGCAGCCGCAGCGAGCCCCAAGAAGAAAAGAAGCCCGGAAAAATATTGTCATTAGACCTCAATCTTCCGGCCCCGGAAGAACTAGTCTTCTCCGCCACCCCGCTAATTAATTGCCATTACTAG
- the LOC140971757 gene encoding ACT domain-containing protein ACR10-like, with protein sequence MGILYDDAVLIRLSEKEEEPSVITVNCRDKTGLGCDLCRIILFFGLTVVRTDMSTDGKWCYIVFWVVGKPSTRWSLLKKRLMEACPSCSLASVILSEEAETKPSDVFLLKFCCHDRKGLLHDVTEVLCELELIIKRVKVSMTPDGKAMDLFFITDTRELLHTKKRKDDTYGHLRAVLGDSMISCEIEMVGPEITSSSQGPSFLSDAITDEMFYLETPDEHQNRTVAFKSPSITIDNLLSPAHTLVQIVCQDHKGLLFDVMRTFKDYNIQISYGRFTKKEKSECELDLFIMQADGKKIIDLSKQKSLCSRLRVELSRPLRVALINRGPDTELLVANPVELSGKGRPLVFYDITLALKLLDKGIFLADIGRYMIGDREWEIYRVLLDEGDNVSISKTAIEETVWSMLMSWEP encoded by the exons ATGGGGATTTTGTATGATGATGCGGTGTTAATTAGATTGTCCGAGAAAGAGGAGGAGCCCAGTGTGATTACTGTGAATTGTCGGGacaaaactggtttagggtgtGATCTCTGCCGCATAATTCTCTTCTTTGGGCTAACGGTTGTAAGAACTG ACATGTCTACGGATGGAAAATGGTGTTACATAGTGTTCTGGGTGGTGGGCAAACCGAGTACAAGATGGAGTttattgaagaaaagattgatggAGGCGTGCCCATCCTGTTCCTTGGCATCTGTGATATTATCCGAAGAGGCCGAAACAAAACCCTCCGATGTTTTCCTCTTGAAGTTCTGTTGTCATGACCGAAAAGGTCTTTTGCACG ATGTGACGGAGGTTCTTTGTGAGCTCGAGCTTATAATAAAGAGAGTGAAGGTTTCAATGACTCCAGATGGGAAAGCAATGGATCTCTTCTTCATAACCGACACAAG GGAACTTTTGCATACGAAGAAGAGAAAAGATGACACCTACGGCCATTTAAGAGCTGTTCTTGGGGATTCGATGATAAGTTGCGAGATCGAAATGGTTGGTCCTGAAATTACGAGTTCGTCACAAGGGCCCTCGTTTCTTTCAGATGCAATTACCGACGAGATGTTCTATTTAGAGACACCAGACGAGCACCAAAATAGAACTGTGGCATTCAAGAGTCCGTCCATCACGATAGATAACTTGTTGAGTCCGGCTCACACTCTTGTCCAAATTGTTTGCCAAGATCACAAAGGTTTATTGTTTGACGTGATGCGAACTTTTAAAGATTATAACATCCAG ATTTCTTATGGTCGATTCACAAAGAAAGAGAAATCAGAATGTGAACTAGACTTGTTTATCATGCAAGCAGATGGTAAGAAGATAATCGACCTCAGTAAACAAAAGTCATTATGCTCTCGCCTTCGAGTGGAGCTAAGCAGACCTCTCAGAGTAGCATTGATTAATCGTGGCCCTGACACAGAACTGTTAGTCGCAAATCCTGTAGAGTTATCAGGCAAGGGACGCCCCCTCGTTTTTTATGACATAACCCTTGCTCTCAAGTTACTCGATAAAGGGATCTTTTTG GCTGACATAGGAAGGTACATGATCGGGGATCGTGAATGGGAAATCTACAGAGTTTTACTCGATGAAGGAGACAATGTTTCCATATCAAAAACCGCGATAGAAGAGACCGTTTGGAGTATGCTGATGAGTTGGGAACCATAA
- the LOC140971755 gene encoding S-adenosylmethionine synthase 3-like, with protein MDTFLFTSESVNEGHPDKLCDQVSDAILDACLEQDPESKVACETCTKTNMVMVFGEITTKADVNYEKIVRDTCRGIGFISPDVGLDADNCKVLVNIEQQSPDIAQGVHGHLTKKPEDIGAGDQGHMFGYATDETPELMPLTHVLATKLGAKLTEVRKNNTCPWLRPDGKTQVTVEYKNDNGAMIPIRVHTVLISTQHDETVTNDQIAEDLKENVIKPVVPAQYLDDNTIFHLNPSGRFVIGGPHGDAGLTGRKIIIDTYGGWGAHGGGAFSGKDPTKVDRSGAYVVRQAAKSVVASGLARRCIVQVSYAIGVAEPLSVFVDTYKTGKIPDKDILALIKEKFDFRPGMIAINLDLKRGGNFRYQKTAAYGHFGRDDPDFTWETVKILKPKA; from the coding sequence ATGGACACCTTCCTGTTCACctcagaatctgtaaatgaaGGTCACCCCGACAAACTTTGCGACCAAGTCTCTGATGCCATTCTCGATGCTTGCTTGGAGCAGGATCCGGAGAGCAAAGTTGCATGCGAAACATGCACAAAAACTAATATGGTAATGGTCTTTGGCGAGATAACAACAAAGGCAGATGTAAACTATGAGAAGATTGTTCGTGATACATGCAGAGGCATTGGTTTCATATCACCTGATGTTGGACTCGATGCTGACAATTGCAAAGTTCTAGTCAACATCGAACAACAGAGCCCTGACATTGCCCAGGGAGTTCACGGTCATCTCACCAAGAAACCTGAGGATATTGGAGCTGGTGACCAAGGTCACATGTTTGGATATGCCACCGATGAAACACCCGAACTTATGCCACTTACTCATGTCCTTGCCACCAAGCTTGGGGCCAAGCTCACAGAAGTGAGGAAAAACAACACTTGCCCGTGGCTAAGACCTGATGGTAAAACTCAAGTTACCGTTGAGTACAAGAATGACAATGGGGCCATGATCCCTATTCGAGTCCATACCGTTCTCATCTCAACCCAGCATGACGAAACAGTAACGAATGATCAGATTGCAGAAGACTTGAAGGAGAATGTGATCAAGCCTGTGGTCCCGGCCCAGTACCTTGATGACAACACAATTTTCCACCTCAACCCATCTGGCCGATTCGTCATTGGTGGCCCACATGGAGATGCAGGACTCACTGGTCGGAAAATCATCATTGACACTTATGGTGGCTGGGGTGCTCATGGCGGTGGCGCTTTCTCCGGAAAGGATCCCACGAAGGTGGACAGAAGTGGGGCGTATGTCGTTAGGCAGGCAGCCAAGAGCGTGGTGGCTTCAGGACTTGCTCGTCGATGCATCGTGCAAGTTTCTTATGCTATCGGTGTAGCAGAACCACTTTCAGTGTTTGTTGACACCTACAAGACTGGTAAAATCCCAGACAAGGATATACTCGCGCTCATCAAGGAGAAGTTCGACTTTAGGCCTGGAATGATCGCCATCAACCTCGATTTGAAGAGAGGGGGCAACTTCAGGTACCAGAAAACTGCTGCTTATGGTCATTTTGGGCGCGACGATCCTGATTTTACTTGGGAAACTGTTAAAATCCTGAAGCCTAAAGCTTGA
- the LOC140971756 gene encoding dual specificity phosphatase Cdc25-like, whose product MARSIAYITGSQLSSLNNRPNIAIVDVRDDERSTDGHIAGSLHFSSDSFVEKIPNLIQAAEGKDTLVFHCALSQVRGPKCARRLTDYLTTMKEDVGIKNVMILERGYNGWEASGKPICRCTEVPCKGEKA is encoded by the exons ATGGCTCGGAGCATCGCATACATCACCGGCTCTCAGCTTTCCTCTCTCAATAACCGCCCCAATATAGCCATTGTCGACGTCAG GGATGATGAAAGGAGCACCGATGGGCACATAGCTGGCTCGCTTCACTTTTCCAGCGACTCATTTGTTGAAAAAATTCCCAATCTAATTCAAGCCGCTGAAGGCAAAGATACCCTTGTTTTCCATTGTGCTCTCAGCCAG GTACGTGGACCCAAATGTGCGCGAAGGCTCACAGATTATCTCACTACCATGAAAGAAGACGTGGGAATAAAAAATGTCATGATTCTGGAACGTGGCTATAATGGTTGGGAAGCTTCCGGAAAGCCCATTTGTCGCTGCACTGAAGTACCATGCAAGGGGGAGAAAGCTTAA